One stretch of Gopherus flavomarginatus isolate rGopFla2 chromosome 2, rGopFla2.mat.asm, whole genome shotgun sequence DNA includes these proteins:
- the LRRC30 gene encoding leucine-rich repeat-containing protein 30 — protein sequence MGAEHSKDKHQRRMFFLRKGQRLPAWEEALIPGKDPKSLLKRGLRYVNLSLIMKGMTNVPDFLWGLSEVQKLNLSHNQLVVLSPALGKLDRLAVLNLCGNRLKCLPKETGLLRNLKVLFVDMNCLSEVPAELSLCTKLEVLSLSHNCISQLPSSFTDLTNLRKLNLSNNRFVNIPLCVFALRSLDFLHLGSNRLENIAESVQYLVNLQIFIVEDNNIRTLPRSLCSITALELLNVAYNSIQTLPHDLYLLHRLPKIAWNPMDKGLHILHNPLSRPLPEIVEGGLDVLFNYLKEKKQHN from the coding sequence ATGGGAGCAGAACACTCGAAGGACAAGCATCAGAGAAGAATGTTTTTCCTGAGGAAAGGTCAGAGACTTCCTGCATGGGAAGAAGCTCTTATCCCAGGAAAAGATCCAAAGTCACTGCTGAAGCGTGGATTGCGTTATGTCAATCTGAGCCTCATAATGAAGGGGATGACAAATGTGCCTGATTTTTTGTGGGGCTTGTCGGAGGTGCAGAAATTGAATCTTTCACACAACCAGCTGGTGGTTCTTTCTCCGGCTTTGGGGAAACTAGACAGATTAGCAGTGCTGAACTTGTGTGGCAATCGCCTCAAGTGTCTGCCTAAAGAGACTGGGCTACTCAGAAACCTGAAGGTTTTATTTGTCGATATGAATTGCCTGAGTGAAGTGCCAGCAGAGCTCAGTCTGTGCACAAAGCTGGAAGTTTTAAGCCTTTCGCACAATTGCATCTCACAACTCCCTTCAAGCTTCACTGATTTGACAAACCTAAGGAAGTTGAATCTGAGTAACAATCGTTTCGTTAACATCCCCTTATGTGTTTTTGCATTGAGGAGTTTAGATTTCTTGCACTTAGGCTCCAACAGACTTGAAAACATTGCAGAAAGTGTCCAGTACCTGGTAAATTTGCAGATCTTTATTGTAGAAGATAACAACATTCGCACCTTGCCACGGTCTCTCTGCTCTATCACTGCACTTGAGTTACTAAATGTAGCTTACAATTCTATTCAGACCCTTCCACATGATCTCTATCTGCTGCACAGATTGCCAAAAATTGCTTGGAATCCAATGGATAAAGGGCTCCATATTTTACATAACCCATTGTCCAGACCACTGCCAGAGATTGTAGAGGGAGGACTGGATGTGCTCTTCAACTACCTTAAAGAGAAAAAGCAACACAACTAA